Proteins from a single region of Sphaerochaeta globosa str. Buddy:
- a CDS encoding redox-sensing transcriptional repressor Rex, translated as MATDNRGIPIPTIKRFPSYLRLLKGYRDEGMEMVSATMLADELGLKPIQVRKDISCTGIEGKPKVGFTVVKLIDAIIHTLGWDNATDAVLIGAGHLGSALARYEGFETYGLKIVAAFDIDQHKWGAKLGEVPVYPLTQLKQYLEENRVNIGVIAVPAVQAQEVAEKLVECGILAIWNFAPKDLKLPMRVVVQRTDLATSFAVLSAKVKRKMVKEDLLEEDDEW; from the coding sequence ATGGCAACAGACAACCGTGGCATTCCTATCCCTACCATCAAGCGTTTTCCTTCCTACCTCCGCCTTTTGAAAGGCTATCGTGATGAGGGGATGGAAATGGTATCGGCTACCATGCTCGCCGACGAGCTTGGCCTTAAACCGATCCAAGTCCGCAAGGATATTTCCTGTACGGGAATAGAAGGCAAACCCAAGGTGGGGTTTACCGTTGTTAAGCTTATCGACGCAATCATCCACACCCTTGGTTGGGATAACGCCACCGATGCCGTTCTTATCGGGGCGGGCCATCTAGGTTCAGCCCTTGCCCGGTATGAGGGCTTTGAAACCTATGGTCTCAAAATTGTGGCTGCTTTCGACATCGACCAGCACAAGTGGGGTGCAAAGCTTGGGGAGGTTCCCGTCTATCCTCTTACCCAGCTGAAGCAGTACCTCGAAGAGAATCGTGTAAACATCGGCGTCATTGCCGTTCCTGCGGTGCAGGCCCAAGAAGTAGCTGAGAAGCTGGTGGAGTGTGGGATTCTTGCCATTTGGAACTTTGCACCCAAGGATTTGAAGCTTCCTATGCGGGTTGTTGTACAGCGTACCGATCTGGCAACAAGCTTTGCCGTGCTTTCTGCCAAGGTGAAGCGAAAAATGGTAAAGGAAGATTTGCTCGAAGAAGATGACGAGTGGTAA
- the ispH gene encoding 4-hydroxy-3-methylbut-2-enyl diphosphate reductase, producing MKIVLSQTMGYCKGVSRALDMAQKAIEDAREAGLPVYSLGKLIHNKQVCNQFAQEGLVEINGPAGQQKGVVVLRAHGIGDALRSEFLDAGYHVVDATCPVVKRNLHHIARYAPNHSILIVGHAKHPESTAMQGVCIDQKVIASRLITGLQDVGEPEEGVSYAVFVQTTFDQSLWTQIKQALSVWQDTGTTVLFANEICPSSVNRRTALIELASQCDGVVVIGGKDSANTRALYSLVLEMGKKAWHIEDETEITNEMYQCAILGITAGASTPHSLVERIVGALQQE from the coding sequence ATGAAAATTGTACTGTCACAAACCATGGGGTATTGCAAGGGTGTTTCCCGTGCACTCGATATGGCCCAGAAAGCCATTGAGGACGCTCGAGAGGCAGGCTTGCCAGTATACTCCTTGGGGAAATTGATTCATAACAAGCAAGTCTGCAACCAATTCGCCCAAGAAGGATTGGTTGAGATTAACGGCCCTGCCGGCCAGCAAAAAGGCGTGGTGGTGCTCAGGGCGCATGGCATCGGAGATGCCTTACGTTCTGAATTCCTGGATGCCGGATACCACGTGGTCGATGCCACGTGTCCGGTGGTCAAGCGAAATCTCCACCATATTGCACGATATGCCCCGAATCACAGCATCCTGATTGTAGGGCATGCCAAGCACCCTGAATCGACGGCCATGCAGGGCGTGTGTATCGATCAGAAGGTGATAGCCAGCAGGCTTATCACCGGTCTTCAAGATGTAGGCGAACCTGAAGAAGGGGTTTCCTATGCTGTATTTGTACAGACCACGTTCGACCAGAGCCTTTGGACGCAAATCAAGCAAGCACTTTCTGTTTGGCAGGATACTGGCACTACGGTCCTATTCGCCAACGAAATCTGCCCCAGCTCGGTGAACCGTAGGACTGCACTCATTGAACTGGCAAGTCAGTGTGATGGGGTTGTCGTAATCGGCGGAAAGGATAGCGCAAATACAAGAGCGCTGTACTCCTTGGTTCTGGAGATGGGAAAGAAAGCTTGGCACATCGAAGATGAAACAGAAATCACAAACGAAATGTACCAGTGTGCTATACTGGGTATCACAGCGGGTGCATCCACGCCGCATTCTCTGGTAGAGAGAATTGTAGGTGCACTGCAACAGGAGTAA
- the secF gene encoding protein translocase subunit SecF, which yields MLKNDIPVIKLRWYAWALAVVLLLAGAVTLGVFGGFNLGVDFESGLSQRIQIAPVGLEVTYSGNKDAVLAISGSALSLEVRGEEGVSTTSFRSQAYPTAKDLAGALSAVQDITATAVDGSLKTADLLSGYGFPATLSSVPTKLNFTGTGSTSIEDVRSALASLGNVKVQTVGSDENQTFQVRVGIKDNATQASMEDEVKKALASFFGEGNTVVLQSDYIGPKFSATLLSSSILAIVVAMALILVYVWIRFRFAYAVSSLIALLHDILMMLTAISILRLEFSSTTIAALLTIIGYSLNNTIVIFDRVRENVMLNKSAGLAKQIDLSVSQSVSRTVMSAVTTLVAILPLAIFASGDIQLFAINMMFGLVFGTYSSNFLAPSMLYWISKAQKKQNTEATVKKAE from the coding sequence ATGCTTAAGAACGATATTCCTGTCATCAAACTTCGCTGGTATGCATGGGCTTTGGCTGTGGTCCTCCTGCTTGCCGGAGCCGTCACCTTGGGTGTGTTCGGAGGCTTCAACCTCGGGGTTGACTTCGAAAGCGGCTTGAGCCAGCGCATCCAGATCGCCCCCGTCGGTCTTGAAGTCACCTATAGTGGCAACAAGGACGCAGTACTTGCTATCTCCGGTTCAGCATTAAGTCTTGAGGTTCGAGGTGAGGAGGGTGTTTCTACAACCAGCTTCCGATCCCAGGCCTATCCGACTGCCAAAGATCTTGCCGGTGCCCTCAGTGCAGTACAGGACATCACTGCAACTGCAGTTGATGGATCTTTGAAGACTGCCGATTTGCTCTCGGGGTATGGTTTTCCGGCAACGCTGAGCAGCGTTCCCACCAAGCTCAACTTCACAGGAACTGGGAGCACTTCGATCGAGGATGTTAGATCCGCTCTTGCATCACTTGGAAACGTAAAAGTGCAAACGGTAGGTTCGGATGAGAATCAGACCTTCCAGGTTCGCGTGGGCATCAAGGACAATGCCACCCAGGCTTCCATGGAAGACGAGGTAAAGAAAGCCCTCGCATCCTTCTTTGGTGAAGGCAATACCGTGGTGCTGCAGAGTGACTACATTGGACCGAAGTTCAGTGCAACCCTGCTTTCCAGCTCGATTCTGGCAATTGTTGTCGCAATGGCTCTGATTCTGGTGTATGTCTGGATCAGGTTCCGCTTTGCCTATGCAGTCTCCTCTCTAATCGCCCTGTTGCATGACATCCTGATGATGCTCACCGCCATTTCAATTTTGCGTCTTGAGTTCTCAAGTACCACGATTGCAGCTCTTCTGACGATCATCGGATACTCACTGAACAACACCATCGTTATTTTCGACCGTGTTCGTGAGAATGTGATGCTCAACAAGAGTGCAGGCTTGGCGAAGCAGATTGACCTGAGCGTTAGCCAGTCGGTTAGCAGAACGGTCATGAGTGCTGTCACCACCTTGGTGGCCATTCTTCCGCTTGCAATCTTTGCATCCGGTGATATCCAGCTTTTTGCAATCAACATGATGTTCGGCTTGGTCTTTGGAACCTATTCCTCCAACTTCCTCGCTCCTTCCATGCTTTACTGGATCAGTAAGGCTCAGAAGAAGCAGAATACGGAAGCTACGGTCAAGAAAGCAGAATAA
- the secD gene encoding protein translocase subunit SecD: MKKRSRLVIVLAVILLCGYFLYPTIKWYGFVPQDTKELATGSNVQIKEYARGQASRDLRSLKDLVAQDSKAALPAQYSYLKDSAKANYKAMKRSVPKTWTLEALFGGFYNEQNLFDTIESYYRTSLLELKTLGNKALQLGLDLRGGMSILLEADTVSYEAKKGSSASSAEVAEAIRQDIEILEKRIDQFGVSEPVIRLQGSDQILIEVPGAADPERVNSFLRGKGSLVFKMVDTALTAELDAYYKANPSEVYTDTGALKQPSFLPAGKIAAGYYVSDSYGIDELESYVVIEEEVGLDGIHLESATTATDGITGRPVVNFQLDSLGGDIFYKLTSTHVGDTMAVVMDGKVKAMATINEGIRNSVQISGFNAEEASDLAIVLRTAALPIELVVSSQQAVGATLGEDAVNAGVKAIAIGLALVVLLMFAYYHVSGLVADLALLFNLFIMISVLSAFNFTLTLTSVAGLILTLGMAVDTNVIIFERIKEERRLGKSDIAAIKAGFDKAFWTVMDANITTIIAALVLSQLGSSSVKGFANTLAIGIVSSVFTALFVSHLIFDATVAHHEGKKLHISWRKN; the protein is encoded by the coding sequence ATGAAAAAACGGAGTCGTCTGGTGATCGTTCTGGCTGTCATCTTGTTGTGTGGATATTTCCTGTATCCTACCATCAAGTGGTATGGTTTCGTACCACAGGACACCAAGGAACTGGCAACAGGCTCAAATGTACAGATTAAGGAGTATGCCCGCGGGCAGGCTTCACGGGATCTTCGTTCCTTGAAGGATTTGGTAGCGCAGGATTCCAAGGCTGCTCTTCCTGCCCAGTATTCCTATCTCAAGGATAGTGCCAAGGCCAATTATAAGGCCATGAAGCGTTCAGTTCCCAAGACTTGGACGTTGGAAGCTCTCTTTGGTGGGTTCTACAACGAACAGAATCTGTTCGACACCATCGAGTCTTACTACCGCACCTCCCTGCTTGAGCTGAAGACCCTTGGAAACAAGGCCCTGCAGCTTGGTTTGGACCTACGTGGTGGTATGAGCATTCTGCTTGAGGCAGACACGGTAAGCTATGAGGCTAAGAAAGGCAGCAGTGCTTCTTCAGCTGAGGTTGCCGAGGCCATCCGCCAAGATATCGAAATTCTTGAGAAGCGCATCGACCAGTTCGGTGTCAGCGAGCCGGTTATCAGACTGCAGGGCAGCGATCAGATTCTGATCGAAGTTCCTGGTGCTGCTGATCCGGAACGGGTGAACTCTTTCCTTCGTGGAAAAGGTTCCTTGGTCTTCAAGATGGTTGATACCGCTTTGACTGCCGAACTCGATGCTTACTATAAGGCTAATCCCTCTGAAGTATACACCGATACCGGTGCCCTGAAGCAGCCGAGCTTCCTGCCTGCCGGCAAGATTGCCGCCGGCTACTATGTAAGCGACTCCTACGGTATTGATGAACTGGAAAGCTATGTGGTCATCGAGGAAGAAGTCGGTTTGGATGGCATCCATCTTGAGAGTGCTACCACTGCAACCGATGGAATCACTGGTAGGCCGGTTGTCAACTTCCAGCTCGACAGCCTCGGTGGGGACATTTTCTACAAGCTTACGTCCACCCATGTGGGTGATACCATGGCTGTTGTCATGGATGGCAAAGTCAAGGCTATGGCTACCATCAATGAAGGAATCCGAAACAGCGTACAGATTTCCGGTTTCAATGCAGAAGAAGCCAGCGACTTGGCAATTGTACTGCGTACCGCAGCTCTTCCCATCGAATTGGTCGTTTCCAGCCAGCAGGCTGTCGGCGCAACCTTGGGTGAGGATGCTGTCAATGCCGGTGTTAAGGCCATTGCCATTGGTCTTGCCTTGGTTGTACTGCTGATGTTCGCCTACTATCATGTTTCAGGCTTGGTGGCCGACCTGGCTTTGCTGTTCAACCTGTTTATTATGATCAGCGTACTTTCTGCCTTCAATTTCACCTTGACGCTGACCAGCGTTGCCGGTTTGATTCTTACCTTGGGTATGGCTGTCGACACCAACGTCATCATCTTTGAGCGTATCAAGGAAGAACGGCGTTTGGGCAAGAGCGATATTGCAGCCATCAAGGCAGGTTTTGACAAAGCATTCTGGACGGTCATGGATGCCAACATTACTACGATTATTGCTGCCTTGGTCCTCTCACAGCTCGGAAGCAGTTCGGTGAAAGGCTTCGCCAATACCTTGGCCATTGGTATTGTCAGCTCGGTATTCACCGCCCTGTTTGTATCGCATCTCATCTTCGATGCGACCGTTGCTCACCACGAGGGCAAGAAACTGCACATCAGCTGGAGGAAAAACTAA
- the yajC gene encoding preprotein translocase subunit YajC, translating to MLSFLSAMAAPEASGAAGTTGSMMTTFVTFGLIIVIFYFLIIRPQKKRDKETKEMLAAIKKGDKVVSIGGIHGTVVAVKETTVVVKVDDNTRLEFSRSAISSIVNRKAENAEPSSKKKAKKERVSAPQTVEATVEQAEVEADAEKKDNN from the coding sequence ATGCTTTCATTTCTTAGTGCTATGGCCGCCCCAGAGGCGAGTGGTGCCGCGGGCACAACTGGTTCAATGATGACAACCTTTGTCACCTTTGGTCTCATCATTGTCATTTTTTACTTTTTGATCATCCGTCCGCAAAAGAAGCGGGACAAAGAGACCAAAGAGATGCTTGCCGCCATTAAGAAGGGAGACAAGGTTGTTTCCATCGGTGGCATCCACGGTACCGTAGTTGCAGTAAAAGAGACTACCGTTGTGGTCAAGGTCGATGATAACACCCGCCTTGAGTTCTCCAGAAGTGCAATCAGCAGCATTGTAAACCGCAAAGCTGAGAATGCTGAGCCTTCAAGCAAGAAAAAAGCCAAGAAAGAGCGGGTGAGTGCTCCCCAGACTGTGGAAGCCACCGTCGAACAGGCTGAAGTCGAAGCTGATGCTGAGAAAAAAGACAACAACTAA
- the groL gene encoding chaperonin GroEL (60 kDa chaperone family; promotes refolding of misfolded polypeptides especially under stressful conditions; forms two stacked rings of heptamers to form a barrel-shaped 14mer; ends can be capped by GroES; misfolded proteins enter the barrel where they are refolded when GroES binds) codes for MAKQLQFNEEARKSLVAGVEKISRAVMATLGPKGRLVVLDKKFGSPTVTKDGVSVAREIELENPFENLGAQLLKEVATKTNDVAGDGTTTATVLAWSITKEGMKSVAAGVNPMGIRRGIDKAVADAVVEIKKQAKMIKDKEEIAQVASISANNDRTIGDEIANAMEKVGLDGVITVEESKTIETTTDFVEGMQFDRGYLSAYFCNNRDTMTAVLDDPFILIYDKKISNMKELLPILEKIAQSSKPLLIIAEDVDGEALATLVVNSVRGILNVVAVKAPGFGDRRKAMLEDIAILTGGEVISEELGLKLENADLSQLGRAKSVKVEKENTTIINGNGKQSEIKDRIAQIKVQIGDTTSDYDREKLQERLAKLAGGVAVLNVGAATEVELKEKKHRVEDALSATRAAIEEGVIPGGGVALVQAAMNLEKTDLSKFTEDEKVGYKIVRRALEEPIRQIAENAGLDGSLIADKCKHEKPGIGFDAENMKWVNMFESGIIDPVKVTRSALQNAASIASLILTTECAITDIPAPQAPAMNPGAEGMGGMM; via the coding sequence ATGGCAAAACAATTGCAGTTTAACGAAGAGGCACGCAAGTCATTGGTGGCCGGTGTCGAAAAGATCTCTCGCGCTGTCATGGCAACCCTTGGTCCAAAAGGCCGTTTGGTCGTTCTGGACAAGAAATTCGGTTCGCCGACCGTAACCAAGGACGGTGTGTCAGTTGCTCGTGAGATCGAGCTCGAGAACCCGTTTGAAAACTTGGGAGCCCAGCTTCTGAAAGAAGTGGCAACCAAGACCAACGATGTTGCAGGCGATGGAACCACCACCGCTACCGTACTTGCTTGGTCCATCACCAAGGAAGGTATGAAGAGTGTAGCAGCCGGAGTGAATCCAATGGGTATCCGCCGTGGTATCGACAAGGCAGTCGCTGACGCCGTTGTCGAGATCAAGAAGCAGGCGAAGATGATCAAGGACAAGGAAGAGATTGCACAGGTAGCTTCCATCAGTGCCAACAACGACCGCACCATCGGCGATGAGATCGCCAATGCAATGGAAAAGGTCGGCCTGGACGGCGTCATCACCGTTGAGGAGTCCAAGACCATCGAGACCACCACTGACTTTGTCGAAGGCATGCAGTTTGACCGCGGCTACCTGTCCGCATACTTCTGCAATAACCGCGACACCATGACCGCAGTTCTGGACGACCCGTTCATCCTGATCTATGACAAGAAGATTTCCAACATGAAGGAACTGCTTCCAATCCTGGAGAAGATTGCACAGTCCAGCAAGCCCCTGCTCATCATTGCAGAGGATGTCGACGGTGAAGCTCTTGCCACGCTGGTAGTGAACAGTGTACGCGGAATTCTCAATGTTGTTGCTGTGAAGGCACCCGGCTTCGGCGACCGTCGCAAGGCCATGCTTGAGGATATCGCCATCCTTACCGGAGGCGAGGTCATCAGCGAGGAACTCGGTCTGAAGCTCGAGAACGCCGACCTTTCCCAGCTTGGTAGAGCCAAGAGCGTGAAGGTGGAGAAAGAGAATACCACCATCATCAATGGAAACGGCAAGCAGAGTGAAATCAAGGATCGTATCGCCCAGATCAAGGTCCAAATTGGTGATACCACCAGTGACTATGACCGTGAGAAGCTCCAGGAGAGACTGGCCAAGCTTGCAGGCGGTGTTGCAGTGTTGAACGTCGGCGCTGCTACCGAAGTTGAGCTTAAGGAGAAGAAGCATCGTGTTGAGGATGCTCTTTCCGCCACTCGTGCAGCCATCGAGGAGGGTGTAATCCCCGGCGGTGGTGTTGCCTTGGTGCAGGCTGCCATGAATCTTGAGAAGACTGATCTCTCCAAGTTCACCGAGGATGAGAAGGTCGGATACAAGATTGTCAGGCGTGCCCTTGAGGAGCCGATTCGTCAGATTGCAGAGAATGCAGGCCTCGACGGTTCCTTGATTGCCGACAAGTGCAAGCATGAGAAGCCGGGTATCGGTTTCGATGCCGAGAACATGAAGTGGGTCAATATGTTCGAAAGTGGAATCATCGACCCGGTGAAAGTCACCCGCAGTGCTCTGCAGAATGCAGCCTCCATTGCTTCGTTGATTCTCACCACCGAGTGTGCTATCACCGATATTCCTGCCCCCCAGGCTCCGGCAATGAATCCGGGTGCTGAGGGAATGGGCGGAATGATGTAA
- a CDS encoding DUF92 domain-containing protein has translation MIEYANLVPATGSLASYFNAFFFSFPSAFWALFLIMLAVAVSAYVTRQLTFGGSVAAFLVGFGPTWVLGFGALATLLLFFIAAGVLGKIAKKVIAFDVMKIQEKGGRRDAVQVYANGLMALVAALLYAFNPSITFLVMFGSAVGEAASDTFASEVGILSRTKPVSIITGRPMTPGLSGAVSPLGLASGILGAVLIALCMWGCFLPLTAKSALIASVIALSSFFGCLLDSILGATVQAHYYDEVEDRITERSVIDGRSLPLERGLSWVDNDIVNLVSNVASAVLGMSLALIFT, from the coding sequence ATGATTGAGTACGCGAACCTTGTGCCTGCAACCGGCTCTCTTGCCTCATACTTCAATGCCTTCTTTTTCTCCTTTCCCTCTGCGTTCTGGGCGCTATTTCTGATTATGCTTGCTGTAGCGGTAAGTGCGTATGTAACCCGTCAACTCACCTTCGGTGGATCAGTTGCGGCGTTTCTGGTCGGCTTTGGGCCCACCTGGGTATTGGGATTCGGTGCATTGGCTACGCTGCTTTTGTTTTTCATCGCAGCAGGGGTGTTGGGAAAAATCGCAAAGAAGGTGATTGCCTTTGATGTGATGAAAATACAGGAAAAGGGAGGCCGTCGTGATGCAGTCCAGGTCTACGCAAACGGTCTGATGGCCTTGGTTGCCGCTCTTTTGTATGCCTTCAATCCCAGCATTACTTTTTTGGTGATGTTCGGCTCGGCTGTGGGGGAAGCTGCAAGCGATACGTTTGCAAGTGAAGTGGGTATTCTCTCAAGAACCAAACCGGTTTCCATTATCACCGGTCGTCCCATGACCCCGGGCTTGAGTGGGGCTGTCAGCCCTTTGGGTCTTGCAAGCGGAATTTTGGGCGCTGTTTTGATTGCCTTGTGCATGTGGGGTTGCTTTCTCCCTTTGACCGCAAAGAGTGCCCTTATTGCTTCTGTCATTGCCCTGAGCTCCTTTTTTGGCTGTCTGTTGGATAGTATTTTGGGAGCGACCGTGCAAGCCCACTACTACGATGAAGTTGAGGACCGTATTACCGAACGGTCGGTCATCGATGGAAGAAGCCTGCCGCTGGAACGTGGACTAAGTTGGGTGGATAATGATATCGTGAATCTGGTTAGCAATGTTGCTTCCGCTGTTTTGGGCATGTCTTTAGCCCTAATATTCACGTAA
- a CDS encoding diacylglycerol/polyprenol kinase family protein, which yields MNSNIIGLLISFPFLAVVIAIGIFLKRQYSISSETMRKFVHIGVSNWWFIEANFFTTLSFALVGPIFFIVTNSLFTFLGWGKALGMDDRKRNYGLIYFPITLLLLVVLEYQGAVSSLACSIAVMIMGYGDGLAALIGAKWGQKRLPLSFAKKTYLGTLVMACVSFIITFIGLAGYSTLGMGSVVAISFLIAIVSAVVEAITPLALDNITVPLIAALLVEVFL from the coding sequence ATGAATAGTAATATCATCGGATTGCTCATATCGTTCCCGTTTCTGGCTGTCGTGATTGCCATTGGAATTTTCTTGAAACGTCAGTATTCAATTTCCAGCGAAACGATGCGGAAGTTCGTCCACATAGGAGTCTCCAACTGGTGGTTTATTGAAGCAAATTTCTTTACTACCTTGTCCTTTGCCTTGGTCGGACCAATTTTCTTCATCGTCACCAATAGTCTTTTCACCTTCCTCGGCTGGGGTAAGGCCTTGGGCATGGATGACCGCAAGCGCAACTACGGATTGATTTATTTCCCTATCACCTTGTTGCTCTTGGTAGTGCTGGAATATCAAGGTGCGGTTTCCTCCCTAGCCTGCAGCATTGCGGTGATGATTATGGGATACGGCGATGGTCTTGCCGCCCTCATCGGTGCGAAGTGGGGCCAAAAGCGTTTGCCACTCAGCTTTGCCAAGAAGACGTATCTGGGGACGCTGGTGATGGCCTGTGTCAGTTTTATAATCACGTTCATCGGTCTTGCGGGGTACAGTACCTTGGGTATGGGCTCTGTTGTTGCAATCTCTTTTTTGATCGCTATCGTAAGTGCCGTGGTGGAAGCCATTACCCCGCTTGCGTTGGACAATATCACCGTTCCCTTGATTGCAGCACTCCTAGTTGAGGTGTTTCTATGA
- a CDS encoding RNA recognition motif domain-containing protein codes for MAKKIYVGNLSYNTSEEELRDLFAQYGTVVSANIIIDRETRRPKGFGFVEMQEDAAADAAISQLDGKEIGGRNLRVNEAIAKPRPTHGSYRN; via the coding sequence ATGGCAAAGAAAATCTATGTTGGAAACCTGAGTTACAACACTTCCGAAGAAGAACTTCGGGACCTGTTCGCACAGTACGGCACCGTTGTCAGTGCCAATATCATCATTGACCGCGAAACCCGCCGACCCAAAGGGTTCGGATTCGTGGAAATGCAGGAGGATGCTGCAGCCGACGCCGCAATTTCCCAGCTTGATGGCAAGGAAATTGGAGGTCGCAATCTTCGTGTCAACGAAGCAATTGCCAAGCCCCGGCCGACGCATGGAAGTTATCGCAACTAA
- a CDS encoding DUF1653 domain-containing protein: MVEPKSIPKGIYRHFKGGLYEVVDTVIDSETLQTMVLYRPMGTPYWWVRPYEMFCENVQRDGVVMQRFSLEEAR; this comes from the coding sequence ATGGTAGAGCCCAAAAGCATCCCCAAGGGAATATATCGGCATTTTAAGGGAGGCCTGTATGAGGTGGTGGACACCGTCATAGACAGTGAAACGCTCCAGACGATGGTATTGTATCGTCCTATGGGTACTCCCTATTGGTGGGTTAGACCCTATGAGATGTTCTGCGAGAATGTACAACGAGACGGGGTGGTGATGCAGCGCTTCTCGCTTGAGGAAGCACGATAA
- a CDS encoding DUF2207 domain-containing protein, which translates to MKRTLLLVLMILCSLTLLFAQDYVFDRFHLEMEAGLDNSYAVKEQIVANFSTARHGIYREIPIRFGKVRVKLKNLQSNEPIQEDSVSSDWVTFRLGSENRTVTGLYEYLISYTYVIGDDRNQEYDEFYYNLLGPGWQAPISEMSFRITFPKPVDPSMVFLTGGSYGSTAQRGIFTLSSDRRTIEGKASNLLPGEALTLRVQMEEGYFSAVKPFVDYTIPASIVAWLVAILAGLHATVLFRRHGREELFVPVVRFDPPEGLSPMEVGYLADGVVDNKDVTSMLFAWADQGCLTIEEQGKKEFLFTKLKEIPTSKTHEKKLFTAFFACGDGTSVTLKQLESGKFAEALMKAKIDVHAYFKGERRLNDSTAEKKRVLALLYAALVVVLNAIASTITYLSAETVPFLVIGFFSMGIGLVTASRLSATWVMSSSVKKTVKFFALVLFCIAMFGFAFMFEYAVLDHGLFYSVLMSLSMVFFPVYLAFLTIMTAKRSPYAQQKLEQIVGYKEFISKVEMDKLKMMIDSDPQLFYHVLGYAIVLGLEDVWAKKFARIAIDEPSWYVGGRPIRDALFYSALSHRLHGSVMEKAVYTQAKGGARSPIHSSFGSSGFSGGGFGGGGGGAW; encoded by the coding sequence ATGAAACGGACACTGCTCTTGGTTCTTATGATCCTGTGCAGCCTCACCCTGCTCTTTGCCCAAGACTATGTATTTGACCGCTTCCATCTTGAGATGGAAGCCGGTTTGGATAATAGTTACGCGGTGAAAGAGCAGATTGTGGCCAACTTTTCCACTGCTCGCCATGGAATCTATCGTGAGATTCCCATCCGCTTCGGCAAGGTGCGCGTCAAGCTGAAAAATCTGCAGTCCAACGAACCCATCCAGGAAGACTCTGTCTCCTCTGACTGGGTGACCTTCCGTCTGGGCTCGGAGAATCGGACGGTAACAGGTTTGTATGAATACTTGATCAGCTATACCTACGTAATCGGGGATGACCGCAACCAGGAGTATGATGAGTTTTACTACAACCTGTTGGGTCCGGGTTGGCAGGCTCCCATATCGGAGATGAGTTTTCGCATCACCTTCCCCAAGCCCGTCGATCCTTCCATGGTGTTCCTTACCGGGGGTTCGTATGGCTCAACTGCACAGCGGGGAATCTTTACTCTGAGTTCCGACCGTCGGACCATCGAGGGAAAAGCAAGCAACCTGCTGCCCGGAGAGGCCCTTACGCTTCGGGTGCAGATGGAAGAGGGCTATTTTTCTGCAGTGAAGCCCTTTGTTGATTATACTATTCCAGCCTCCATCGTTGCTTGGCTGGTCGCCATCTTGGCAGGCCTTCATGCCACGGTACTGTTCCGCCGCCATGGAAGGGAGGAACTGTTCGTACCGGTTGTGCGTTTCGATCCTCCCGAAGGACTGAGTCCGATGGAAGTCGGATACTTGGCCGATGGGGTTGTGGATAACAAGGATGTAACCAGTATGCTCTTTGCTTGGGCGGACCAAGGGTGTCTGACCATCGAGGAGCAGGGAAAGAAGGAGTTCCTTTTTACCAAGCTCAAGGAAATTCCGACATCCAAGACCCATGAGAAAAAACTCTTTACCGCTTTCTTCGCCTGCGGAGACGGGACTTCTGTGACTTTGAAACAACTTGAGAGCGGCAAGTTTGCTGAGGCCTTGATGAAGGCCAAAATCGATGTTCATGCCTACTTCAAGGGTGAGCGTAGGCTCAACGACAGTACTGCCGAGAAGAAACGGGTTCTTGCCTTGCTGTATGCGGCTTTGGTGGTGGTCCTCAATGCCATCGCTTCCACCATTACCTATCTCTCGGCTGAGACGGTGCCTTTCTTGGTCATTGGATTCTTCAGCATGGGTATCGGCCTTGTTACGGCAAGCAGGCTTTCAGCGACCTGGGTGATGAGCTCGTCGGTCAAGAAGACGGTTAAGTTCTTTGCTTTAGTGCTCTTTTGCATCGCAATGTTCGGCTTTGCATTCATGTTTGAATATGCAGTGTTGGACCACGGGCTTTTCTATTCGGTGCTCATGAGTCTTTCAATGGTGTTTTTCCCTGTCTACTTGGCTTTCCTGACGATAATGACTGCCAAGCGAAGCCCCTATGCCCAACAGAAGCTTGAGCAGATTGTGGGCTACAAGGAGTTCATCAGCAAGGTTGAGATGGACAAACTGAAAATGATGATCGATTCAGATCCCCAACTTTTCTACCATGTTCTTGGCTATGCCATCGTACTGGGCCTTGAGGATGTCTGGGCAAAGAAGTTTGCCAGGATTGCCATTGATGAGCCCTCATGGTATGTAGGCGGCCGGCCGATCAGGGATGCCCTGTTTTACAGCGCACTCTCGCATCGATTGCATGGTTCAGTCATGGAGAAGGCTGTGTATACACAGGCAAAGGGTGGCGCTCGCTCACCGATTCATTCCTCCTTTGGCTCAAGCGGTTTCAGCGGCGGCGGCTTCGGTGGTGGAGGCGGTGGCGCATGGTAG